From Cardiocondyla obscurior isolate alpha-2009 linkage group LG09, Cobs3.1, whole genome shotgun sequence, one genomic window encodes:
- the LOC139105820 gene encoding odorant receptor 10-like, whose protein sequence is MHVNIVHDENIKRTVHVTRGVLNLIGVWPLPGDSSYIRIVQTKMLRVLCQALLYFIFIPGILKIFLKESNARRRLKMIGPMCNCLMAVLKHMMLIWRSDRITDCIKHIEEDWRTTDLIEDRKIMLGNSRIGRSLAILCVAFVYGSGFSYRTIVPLSRGVIVTPQNVTIRPLGFAGYYVIVDPQKTPAYEIIFSIQFISGFVQYSVTSGACSLAALLVLHACGQIKILITKMETLTNIEYSDKSANVKLAAVVRQHIRIKSFLSKVEEILQYVCLVEVVGCTFILCLLGYYIIMEWESNDAVSMLTYAILLFTFIFNIFILCFIGELLTDQSTKMYLTFCTADWYRIPHKTARGLVLIIAMSSVPIKITAGKFMDLSLNSFGAIVRTSVAYLNILRTTSI, encoded by the exons GACGAGAACATCAAGCGCACTGTGCACGTAACGCGCGGCGTTCTAAATCTAATCGGCGTATGGCCGTTGCCCGGTGACTCGTCCTATATCAGAATTGTCCAGACGAAAATGCTTCGAGTTCTATGCCAAGCCCTGCTTTACTTCATTTTTATACCAGGAATACTAAAGATCTTTCTTAAGGAATCGAACGCGCGTCGCCGCCTAAAGATGATCGGTCCGATGTGCAACTGCCTGATGGCGGTGCTGAAGCACATGATGTTGATTTGGCGGAGCGACCGAATTACGGATTGCATTAAGCACATCGAAGAAGACTGGCGTACAACGGACTTGATAGAAGATCGCAAGATCATGCTGGGCAATTCGAGAATAGGGCGCAGTCTCGCGATTCTTTGCGTGGCTTTCGTATACGGCAGCGGGTTCTCGTATCGCACGATCGTGCCGTTGTCACGCGGAGTTATTGTCACGCCGCAAAACGTTACGATCAGACCGCTAGGTTTCGCCGGTTACTATGTAATCGTCGACCCGCAAAAGACGCCGGCTTACGAGATTATCTTTTCGATTCAATTTATCTCGGGATTCGTGCAGTACTCGGTAACCAGCGGAGCTTGCAGCCTGGCGGCTCTTCTAGTTCTACACGCCTGTggtcaaataaaaattctcatCACTAAAATGGAGACTCTTACGAACATCGAGTACTCTGATAAAAGCGCGAACGTGAAACTGGCGGCCGTTGTGCGGCAGCATATCAGAATAAAAAG CTTTTTAAGCAAGGTAGAAGAAATTTTGCAATACGTATGTTTGGTGGAAGTAGTCGGGTGCACGTTCATCTTGTGCCTTCTTggatattatataataatg GAGTGGGAAAGTAATGATGCAGTATCCATGCTAACGTACGCTATACTTCTTTTCACAttcatctttaatatttttatactgtgTTTCATCGGGGAGCTTCTCACAGATCAG AGCACGAAAATGTACCTTACTTTCTGTACTGCCGATTGGTATCGAATTCCGCACAAAACCGCTCGCGGTctcgttttaataattgcgaTGTCTAGCGTTCCTATTAAAATCACCGCGGGAAAATTTATGGACCTGTCTCTTAACAGTTTTGGTGCC ATTGTGCGAACATCGGTCGCATATCTGAATATATTACGTACAACCAGTATTTAA